The Sinomicrobium kalidii region ACGGTCTTTACCAATGTAAACGGATTGCAAAGTGGAAATAACGTACGTTTTTCAGGGATCAATGTAGGTACCGTAAAGGCTGTGGAAATGGAAAACGATACAACGATCAGGGTCTATCTGGTAATAGAGGAAAAAATGTTGAAGCATATTAAAAAAGATGCCATTGCCACTATCGGTTCTGACGGACTGGTGGGAAATATGATCCTGAATATTATCCCGGGAAAGAACTCCGTGGAACATGTGCAGGAAGGGGACCAGATCGCTTCCTATACTAAAATAGGAGCTGACGATATGTTGAATACGCTGAACGTCACCAATGAGAATGCGGCATTACTTACCGCAGACCTGCTCAAAGTAACCCAGGCCCTGACCCGTGGTGACGGAACATTGGGGAGATTACTGAACGACACTGTAATGGCTGCAGACCTCGGGCAAACGGTAATCAATTTAAAACATGCCAGCTACCGGACAGATCGTATCATCAGGGACCTGGACCTCAGGCTAAAGGATATCCGTTTAGACGAAAGTGTGGCAGGAGTGTTATTAAAGGATACCATTGCCGGTGCAAAAATGAGACATATTATAGCCAACCTGGAAAGCTCAAGTGTTGAGATGAACGATATGGTGAAGAACCTGAATAACCTGGTAGGCGAAATCAAAGACGGCAAAGGTGCACTTAATTACCTGGCTACCGATACTACCCTGGTACGCCGGCTGGAAAGGACCATGCAAAACATAGAGGAGGGGACCGGGAGTTTTAACGAGAATATGGAGGCCCTGAAGCACAATTTTCTATTCCGGGGATATTTCAGGAGATTGGAAAGGGAGCAAAGGAAAACGGAAAAATAAGACTTCTGCTCTTTCCGAGGATAAAAGCCGGCCAACCGGCTTAAACGGAAAATCTCCCTCCCGGGATAAATCCGGGAGATTTTTCACTTTTAACCGGAAGGAGATTATTCCGTCACTTTACTTGTCCTGTGCAAATTG contains the following coding sequences:
- a CDS encoding MlaD family protein; translation: MKKTASEKIRLGIFVITAGVFLLVAVYLIGNNQSLFGKTFTINTVFTNVNGLQSGNNVRFSGINVGTVKAVEMENDTTIRVYLVIEEKMLKHIKKDAIATIGSDGLVGNMILNIIPGKNSVEHVQEGDQIASYTKIGADDMLNTLNVTNENAALLTADLLKVTQALTRGDGTLGRLLNDTVMAADLGQTVINLKHASYRTDRIIRDLDLRLKDIRLDESVAGVLLKDTIAGAKMRHIIANLESSSVEMNDMVKNLNNLVGEIKDGKGALNYLATDTTLVRRLERTMQNIEEGTGSFNENMEALKHNFLFRGYFRRLEREQRKTEK